A single genomic interval of Flavobacterium sp. N2820 harbors:
- a CDS encoding sodium:solute symporter family protein: MDVKIWTYIIVGITFAIYIGIAIWTRAGSTKEFYVAGGGVSPLANGMATAADWMSAASFISMAGIISFAGYDGAVYLMGWTGGYVLLALLLAPYLRKFGKFTVPDFIGDRYYSKTARSVAVFCALIVSFTYVAGQMRGVGVVFSRFLEVEINTGVIIGMIIVLFYAVLGGMKGITYTQVAQYCVLIFAFMVPAIFISIQMTGNPIPQLGMGGTVAGTDTYLLDKLNGLSTELGFTEYTDGSKSMIDVLAITLALMVGTAGLPHVIVRFFTVKNVKDARKSAGLALVFIVILYTTAPAVSVFARTNLIETVSNKNYADMPQWFKNWEKTGLLIYNDKNADGKIQYVKGDAFVLKDGKPQKDQPNAESANELYIDNDIMVLANPEIAKLPNWVIALVAAGALAAALSTAAGLLLVISAAVSHDLIKKMVNPNISEKGELWTARISAAVAVVIAGYFGINPPGFVAAVVALAFGLAAASFFPAIILGIFNKKMNKEGAVAGMVVGMALMLYYMAKFKLGWIGDMPDKSEWWFGISPEGFGTVAMIANFIVALVVSKFTPAPPQEVQDIVENIRIPSGAAEAGAAH, encoded by the coding sequence ATGGATGTAAAAATTTGGACATATATTATTGTAGGAATTACGTTTGCAATCTACATTGGAATTGCTATTTGGACAAGAGCAGGTTCTACTAAAGAGTTTTATGTAGCAGGTGGAGGGGTTTCTCCATTAGCTAATGGTATGGCAACTGCTGCCGATTGGATGTCTGCCGCATCATTTATTTCAATGGCAGGAATTATTTCTTTTGCAGGTTATGATGGAGCCGTTTACTTAATGGGTTGGACCGGAGGTTATGTACTTTTAGCATTACTTTTAGCTCCTTATTTGAGAAAATTTGGGAAATTCACGGTGCCAGATTTCATTGGAGATCGTTATTACTCAAAAACTGCGCGTTCAGTAGCTGTTTTCTGTGCTTTGATTGTATCATTTACATATGTAGCGGGTCAAATGCGTGGAGTAGGAGTTGTATTTTCAAGATTCTTAGAAGTTGAAATTAACACCGGTGTAATCATCGGAATGATAATCGTTTTATTTTATGCGGTTTTAGGTGGAATGAAAGGGATTACTTATACGCAAGTAGCACAATATTGTGTATTGATTTTTGCTTTTATGGTTCCTGCAATCTTCATTTCAATACAAATGACAGGAAATCCAATTCCACAATTAGGAATGGGAGGAACAGTAGCTGGAACAGATACTTATTTATTAGATAAATTAAATGGATTGTCTACAGAATTAGGTTTTACCGAATATACAGATGGCTCAAAATCAATGATTGACGTTTTGGCAATTACTTTAGCTTTAATGGTAGGAACTGCAGGATTACCTCACGTAATTGTTCGTTTCTTTACGGTTAAAAATGTAAAAGATGCACGTAAATCTGCTGGATTAGCATTAGTATTTATTGTAATTTTATATACAACAGCTCCTGCAGTATCTGTTTTTGCAAGAACTAACTTAATCGAAACAGTTAGTAATAAAAATTATGCCGACATGCCTCAATGGTTTAAAAACTGGGAAAAAACTGGTCTTTTAATCTATAATGATAAAAATGCTGATGGAAAAATTCAATATGTAAAAGGAGATGCATTTGTATTGAAAGACGGTAAACCACAAAAAGACCAACCCAATGCTGAAAGTGCTAATGAATTGTATATCGATAATGATATCATGGTGTTAGCAAATCCTGAAATTGCAAAATTACCTAACTGGGTTATTGCATTGGTTGCTGCTGGAGCTTTAGCTGCTGCACTTTCAACTGCTGCTGGTTTATTGTTAGTAATTTCTGCGGCCGTTTCTCACGATTTAATTAAGAAAATGGTTAACCCAAATATTTCTGAAAAAGGAGAATTATGGACTGCTCGTATTTCTGCCGCTGTTGCTGTTGTAATTGCTGGTTACTTTGGAATTAATCCTCCTGGGTTCGTAGCAGCGGTTGTAGCATTGGCTTTCGGATTAGCCGCTGCATCATTCTTCCCTGCTATTATTTTGGGTATTTTCAATAAAAAAATGAACAAAGAAGGAGCAGTTGCAGGTATGGTTGTAGGTATGGCATTAATGTTATACTATATGGCAAAATTCAAATTAGGTTGGATTGGTGATATGCCAGACAAATCTGAATGGTGGTTTGGAATTTCTCCTGAAGGATTTGGAACAGTTGCTATGATTGCAAACTTTATTGTTGCTTTAGTAGTAAGTAAGTTTACACCTGCGCCACCACAAGAAGTACAAGATATTGTAGAAAATATCCGTATACCTTCTGGTGCTGCTGAAGCAGGAGCTGCTCACTAA
- a CDS encoding DUF4212 domain-containing protein yields the protein MSDQKHATAYWKENLRYLLILLSIWFLCSYGAGILFVDQLNTIKLGGFPLGFWFAQQGSMYVFVILIFVYVRLMNKLDKKYGFDND from the coding sequence ATGAGTGATCAAAAACACGCTACGGCTTATTGGAAGGAAAATTTAAGATACCTTCTAATTCTTTTAAGCATTTGGTTTCTATGCTCGTATGGAGCAGGAATACTATTTGTAGACCAATTAAACACAATCAAATTAGGTGGATTTCCACTTGGCTTTTGGTTTGCCCAACAAGGATCAATGTATGTTTTCGTAATCTTAATTTTTGTCTACGTTCGTTTAATGAACAAATTAGATAAGAAATACGGTTTTGATAACGATTAA
- a CDS encoding flavin reductase family protein: protein MQFDIQHTESSALYKLLTGTVIPRPIGWISTVDAQGMNNLAPFSFFNVVSEDPPHVMFSTVRTGNKNKDTLNNVLDNKQFVVNLVTEDVVEQMNTTSQSVAADVDEFQLAGVTPIDAIYIKPKRVKESLVHFECEMVHHYFIEKHQNGGACIIIGKIITMHIDDSILMENHKINLDKYKPVARLAGSNYSKLGEIFSIKRG from the coding sequence ATGCAATTCGATATTCAACATACCGAATCTTCCGCTTTATACAAGCTTTTAACTGGAACCGTAATTCCAAGACCTATTGGTTGGATTTCAACAGTTGATGCTCAAGGAATGAACAACCTTGCTCCGTTTTCTTTTTTTAATGTCGTAAGCGAAGATCCTCCTCACGTAATGTTTTCTACTGTTCGCACAGGAAATAAAAACAAAGACACATTGAATAATGTATTAGATAACAAACAATTCGTGGTCAATTTAGTAACCGAAGATGTGGTCGAACAAATGAATACTACCTCACAAAGTGTTGCTGCTGATGTTGACGAATTTCAATTAGCAGGTGTTACTCCTATTGATGCTATTTATATCAAGCCAAAACGTGTCAAAGAAAGCTTAGTGCATTTTGAATGTGAAATGGTACATCATTATTTTATTGAAAAGCATCAAAATGGTGGCGCTTGCATTATTATTGGTAAAATAATCACCATGCATATTGACGATTCCATTCTAATGGAGAATCATAAAATCAACTTAGACAAATACAAACCTGTTGCTCGTTTAGCAGGTTCAAATTATAGTAAATTAGGAGAAATTTTCTCTATAAAAAGAGGCTAG
- a CDS encoding SRPBCC domain-containing protein, with protein sequence MNSDRLEINCAMQIQKPVHEVFEAIINPEKMACYFIATSTGIMEEGKNIIWKFPEFDYECPVKVGKVENNKYISFYWENAGVDLLVEIQLSEKENNSALVTITEKSMKNNEAGLKWLSGNSFGWSNFLSCLKAYLEYGINLRKGAFDFMKQ encoded by the coding sequence ATGAATTCTGATAGATTAGAAATAAATTGTGCAATGCAAATTCAAAAACCTGTTCATGAAGTTTTTGAAGCCATTATAAATCCAGAAAAAATGGCTTGTTATTTCATTGCTACTAGCACAGGAATAATGGAAGAAGGCAAAAATATCATTTGGAAATTTCCTGAATTCGACTACGAATGTCCTGTTAAAGTTGGAAAAGTGGAAAACAACAAATACATTTCATTCTATTGGGAAAATGCTGGAGTTGACTTATTAGTAGAAATTCAACTTTCAGAAAAAGAAAACAATTCAGCTTTAGTTACGATTACAGAGAAAAGTATGAAAAATAACGAAGCAGGTTTAAAATGGCTTTCCGGAAATTCATTCGGTTGGTCCAATTTTCTTTCTTGTTTAAAAGCCTATTTAGAATATGGAATCAATTTGCGTAAGGGCGCTTTTGATTTTATGAAGCAATAA
- a CDS encoding bifunctional salicylyl-CoA 5-hydroxylase/oxidoreductase (catalyzes the conversion of salicylyl-CoA to gentisyl-CoA), translated as MKITIIGGGPGGLYFSILTKKAMPHCQIDIYERNKPDDSFGFGVVFSDETLGEFLKRDMQSYELIRSKFAYWDDIIVARDGESVNIAGNGFCGCSRKTLLQLLQQRCVEEGVNLHFEQNVDDLSRFADSDIILASDGIASAIRTKHENEFGTKIELKKNRFVWLGSTKPLDAFTYFFRSTPQGTIVAHSYQYEEGMSTWIFECSDETWQKHGFEVTNEEDTMAKIAEIFKEELDGHPLISNKSHWRKFPHVTNEKWYHNNIVLLGDAKATAHYSIGSGTKLAMDCAIGLSDAVIANPNNVQAAFEQYDKTRRNTVEMIQYAAVVSLDWFENMDRHMQHPFQQFAFGCMTRSKKVTYENLRLRDSSFTDKVLEEFNDNYNVNIKNQSAAFSKFKLRKLELPNRIVMAPMGQYSAVDGEVSNWHLVHYGSRATGGVGLIITEMTAISETGRITEGCAGIYNAEQLNQWKKITDFIHNNTSTKIAIQLGHSGRKGATKKPWEGKGPMETPWNLISASPIPFNENFATPKEMTLEDMEEIKSQFIQATKNADEAGFDMIELQAHHGFLLASFLSPLTNIRTDEFGGSIENRLKYPLEVFKAIRDVFPTEKPISVRISATDWAENGISEQEVIAIATAFKAAGADIINVSTGNTVAGQKPLTGRMWQTPFSDAVRNTVHIPTITAGYIQDIDQINTILLNGRADLVALGRPLLLDANFVRNAQAYEQFQANDIPNPYKMGVSHLYPLKASERKQVEGMKKALKPKSNKK; from the coding sequence ATGAAAATAACAATTATAGGTGGTGGTCCTGGCGGACTTTACTTTTCGATATTAACCAAAAAAGCAATGCCACATTGCCAAATCGATATTTACGAGCGCAATAAACCCGACGATAGTTTTGGTTTTGGTGTGGTGTTTTCAGACGAAACCTTAGGGGAATTCCTAAAACGCGACATGCAATCATACGAACTCATTCGAAGTAAATTTGCCTATTGGGACGATATTATCGTGGCTCGTGATGGCGAATCAGTAAATATTGCCGGAAATGGATTTTGTGGTTGTTCCAGAAAAACACTTTTACAATTATTACAACAAAGATGTGTTGAAGAAGGCGTAAATCTGCATTTCGAACAAAATGTAGATGATTTATCTCGATTTGCGGATTCGGATATTATATTAGCTTCTGACGGAATTGCAAGTGCCATCCGAACAAAACATGAGAATGAATTTGGAACTAAAATCGAATTAAAGAAAAACAGATTTGTTTGGTTAGGCTCTACAAAACCTTTAGATGCCTTCACTTATTTCTTTAGAAGTACACCTCAAGGAACTATTGTTGCGCACTCCTATCAATATGAAGAAGGCATGAGTACGTGGATTTTTGAATGTAGCGATGAAACGTGGCAAAAACACGGTTTTGAAGTTACAAATGAAGAAGATACCATGGCAAAAATAGCTGAAATCTTCAAAGAAGAATTAGACGGACATCCACTAATTTCAAATAAATCACATTGGCGTAAATTCCCACATGTAACAAATGAAAAATGGTATCACAACAATATTGTTTTGCTTGGAGATGCAAAAGCTACAGCCCACTACTCTATTGGTTCAGGAACAAAATTAGCTATGGATTGTGCCATCGGATTATCGGATGCCGTAATTGCTAATCCAAACAACGTTCAAGCCGCTTTTGAGCAATACGATAAAACCAGAAGAAATACGGTAGAAATGATTCAATATGCCGCAGTAGTTTCTTTAGATTGGTTCGAAAATATGGATCGTCATATGCAACATCCGTTCCAACAATTTGCGTTTGGATGCATGACACGTTCAAAAAAAGTAACATATGAAAATTTACGTTTAAGAGATAGTTCGTTTACGGATAAAGTTTTAGAAGAATTCAATGACAATTACAATGTCAATATCAAAAATCAATCAGCAGCTTTTTCAAAATTCAAATTAAGAAAATTAGAACTCCCAAACCGCATCGTAATGGCGCCTATGGGACAATATTCCGCTGTTGATGGTGAAGTTTCCAATTGGCATTTGGTGCATTACGGAAGTCGCGCTACGGGTGGTGTAGGATTAATCATAACCGAAATGACGGCAATTTCCGAAACTGGAAGAATTACAGAAGGTTGCGCGGGAATTTATAATGCAGAGCAATTGAATCAATGGAAAAAAATTACCGATTTCATTCATAACAATACATCCACAAAAATTGCAATTCAATTAGGACATTCGGGTCGAAAAGGTGCTACTAAAAAACCTTGGGAAGGCAAAGGACCAATGGAAACACCTTGGAATTTAATTTCCGCTTCTCCTATTCCATTCAATGAAAATTTCGCTACTCCTAAGGAAATGACTTTGGAAGATATGGAAGAAATCAAATCACAATTCATTCAAGCGACCAAAAACGCAGACGAAGCTGGATTTGATATGATTGAATTACAAGCGCATCATGGCTTTTTATTGGCTTCTTTCTTATCGCCATTAACCAATATTCGTACGGATGAATTTGGCGGAAGCATAGAAAATCGTTTAAAATATCCTTTGGAAGTATTTAAAGCAATTCGTGACGTATTTCCAACTGAAAAACCAATCTCAGTGCGAATTTCAGCTACCGATTGGGCAGAAAATGGAATTTCGGAACAAGAAGTAATTGCAATAGCAACTGCTTTTAAAGCTGCTGGAGCTGACATCATTAATGTTTCAACAGGAAATACTGTCGCAGGTCAAAAACCATTAACGGGTAGAATGTGGCAAACGCCTTTTTCGGATGCCGTTCGAAATACTGTCCATATCCCAACTATAACCGCTGGCTATATTCAAGATATCGACCAAATCAATACGATTCTTTTAAACGGAAGAGCTGATTTAGTTGCATTAGGTAGACCATTATTGTTGGATGCTAATTTCGTGAGAAACGCACAAGCTTACGAACAATTTCAAGCGAATGACATTCCAAATCCATATAAAATGGGAGTTTCACATTTGTATCCGCTAAAAGCTTCGGAAAGAAAACAAGTGGAAGGTATGAAAAAGGCATTAAAACCTAAAAGTAATAAAAAGTAG
- a CDS encoding AMP-binding protein, whose protein sequence is MKHYEDNFTHNSLPALELQPEYTFLDLTQFQQPEMLNCVDKLLDNHIREGRGNNSCIRTFEETWTYQDLYEKANQIAHVLVDDLGLKSGNRVLIRSANNPMMVACWFAILKVGGIVVATMPLLRSKELTTIIDCAEISHVLCDKELEEEIHLVKSDFLKQTCFYGNSQLEELMAAKPKTFDNYHSKSDSVALIGFTSGTTGLPKMTAHYHKDILNICEAFPQYSLQPTPKDIFTGSPPLGFTFGLGGLVLFPMYFGASTFLIEKPSPDLLLKAIQDFKITICFTAPTAWRIITTKVQDYDISSLRKCVSAGETLPLKVWQDWYDATGLKIIDGIGATEMLHIFISSNEENMKPGATGKAIAGYEAKIIDKQGNELPRNEAGRLAVRGITGCKYLNREEKQREYVENGWNITGDIFRQDEEGYFYFVARGDDMIISSGYNIAAIEVESVLLTHEDILECAVVGLPDEERGMLVCAHIVLHDTTKATDVMKNRIQHWFKEVAAPYKYPRVIHFVECLPKTETGKIQRFKLK, encoded by the coding sequence ATGAAACATTACGAAGATAATTTTACTCACAATAGCTTACCAGCTTTGGAATTACAACCAGAATACACCTTTTTGGATTTAACGCAATTCCAACAACCTGAAATGCTGAATTGCGTCGATAAACTATTAGACAATCATATTAGAGAAGGTCGTGGAAATAACAGTTGTATTCGCACGTTTGAAGAAACTTGGACGTATCAAGATTTGTATGAAAAAGCGAATCAAATTGCACATGTTTTGGTGGATGATTTAGGATTAAAATCGGGTAATCGCGTTTTGATTCGTTCGGCAAATAATCCAATGATGGTAGCGTGTTGGTTTGCTATTTTAAAAGTAGGTGGAATTGTTGTGGCTACCATGCCCTTGCTTCGTTCTAAAGAATTAACGACTATTATCGATTGTGCTGAAATTTCGCATGTATTGTGCGATAAGGAATTGGAAGAAGAAATCCATTTGGTTAAGTCTGATTTCTTAAAACAAACGTGTTTTTACGGAAATTCGCAATTGGAAGAATTAATGGCAGCTAAACCAAAAACATTCGACAATTATCATTCAAAATCCGATTCCGTTGCATTGATTGGTTTTACTTCAGGAACAACAGGTTTGCCAAAAATGACAGCACATTATCACAAAGATATTTTGAATATTTGTGAGGCGTTTCCACAATATTCGCTACAACCTACTCCAAAGGATATTTTCACAGGAAGTCCTCCATTAGGATTTACATTCGGTTTAGGTGGATTAGTTTTGTTTCCAATGTATTTTGGCGCTTCGACATTTTTAATCGAAAAACCGAGTCCAGATTTGTTGTTAAAAGCGATTCAAGACTTTAAAATTACGATTTGTTTTACCGCACCCACCGCTTGGCGTATCATCACAACAAAAGTTCAGGATTATGACATTTCAAGTTTGAGAAAATGTGTTTCTGCAGGAGAAACCTTGCCGTTAAAAGTTTGGCAAGATTGGTATGATGCTACAGGTTTAAAAATCATAGATGGAATCGGAGCTACCGAAATGTTACATATTTTTATTTCTTCCAATGAAGAAAATATGAAACCCGGCGCTACTGGTAAAGCCATTGCAGGTTACGAAGCAAAAATCATAGACAAACAAGGTAACGAATTACCAAGAAACGAAGCCGGAAGACTAGCCGTTCGTGGAATTACAGGTTGCAAATACCTAAACCGAGAAGAAAAACAAAGAGAATACGTCGAAAACGGTTGGAACATCACAGGTGATATTTTCCGTCAAGATGAAGAAGGGTATTTTTATTTTGTGGCGCGTGGTGATGATATGATTATTTCTTCAGGATATAATATTGCGGCAATTGAAGTAGAATCCGTACTTTTAACCCACGAAGATATTTTGGAATGTGCTGTAGTAGGTTTGCCCGATGAAGAACGAGGAATGTTAGTTTGTGCGCATATTGTATTACACGATACAACTAAAGCAACAGATGTAATGAAAAATCGTATTCAACACTGGTTCAAAGAAGTAGCTGCTCCCTATAAATATCCAAGAGTGATTCATTTCGTAGAATGTTTACCGAAAACGGAGACTGGAAAAATACAGCGATTTAAGTTAAAATAA
- a CDS encoding acyl-CoA thioesterase, with product MNNYFTKKEKVRFQHVDYAGIVFYPRFLEMLNCLVEDWFEEALERPFSKMHETNGIPTVDLKIQFKNAARLGEILNKKLWVKELKNSSILCGFQFVNEAENTVLEGEVTLVNVAFNPQRNGIKAEPFTEEMKQKIKQYEL from the coding sequence ATGAATAATTACTTCACAAAAAAAGAAAAAGTACGTTTCCAACATGTTGATTATGCTGGAATTGTCTTTTATCCCCGATTTTTAGAAATGCTAAATTGTTTAGTAGAAGATTGGTTTGAAGAAGCCTTAGAACGTCCTTTTTCAAAAATGCACGAAACCAATGGTATTCCAACGGTTGATTTAAAAATTCAATTCAAAAACGCTGCTAGATTAGGCGAAATCTTAAATAAAAAACTTTGGGTAAAAGAACTAAAAAACTCTTCCATACTTTGCGGATTTCAGTTTGTAAATGAAGCAGAAAATACGGTTTTAGAAGGCGAAGTTACCTTAGTAAACGTAGCTTTCAACCCTCAAAGAAATGGCATCAAAGCCGAACCTTTCACAGAAGAAATGAAACAAAAAATAAAGCAATACGAATTATAA
- a CDS encoding carbon-nitrogen hydrolase family protein — MEFKKFKAATVQTSPVFLNVEKTVDKAISFIKEASNNGAKLIAFPEVFIAGYPYWNWIMTPVQGSKWYEELYKNSVDVTGPEIKKLCLAAKDNDIHIVMGINERGKSYGEIYNTNLIIDNKGVIVGKHRKLVPTWAEKLTWSSGDGSSLKVYDTEIGPIGTLACGENTNTLARFTLLSQGELIHIANYISLPVAPPDYDMAEAIKIRAAAHSFEGKLFTIVSCSTVSQEIKDALRADVPNVDELLDRKSSAFSGFIGPNGAVIGQPLIDEEGMVYAEIDLAKCIQPKQMHDILGHYNRFDIFDLRVNVAPTRKITFIDNHEEFNKR; from the coding sequence ATGGAATTCAAAAAATTCAAAGCCGCAACCGTTCAAACGTCACCTGTATTTCTAAATGTAGAAAAAACAGTAGATAAAGCCATTTCTTTCATTAAAGAGGCAAGCAATAACGGAGCTAAATTAATCGCTTTTCCAGAGGTTTTTATCGCTGGATATCCGTATTGGAATTGGATTATGACGCCTGTTCAAGGGAGTAAATGGTATGAAGAATTGTATAAAAATTCGGTTGACGTAACAGGTCCTGAAATCAAAAAATTGTGCTTAGCGGCAAAAGACAATGACATTCATATTGTGATGGGAATCAACGAGCGAGGTAAAAGCTATGGCGAAATTTACAATACCAATTTAATCATTGACAACAAAGGTGTTATCGTTGGAAAACACAGAAAGTTAGTCCCAACATGGGCTGAAAAACTAACTTGGTCTTCAGGTGATGGCTCTTCGCTAAAAGTGTATGATACTGAAATTGGACCGATTGGAACCTTAGCTTGTGGCGAAAATACAAATACTCTAGCACGTTTTACGCTACTTTCTCAAGGTGAATTGATTCATATTGCCAATTATATTTCACTTCCTGTGGCTCCACCAGATTACGATATGGCGGAAGCGATTAAAATTCGTGCCGCAGCGCATTCGTTTGAAGGTAAATTGTTTACAATTGTTTCATGTTCAACGGTTTCGCAAGAAATTAAAGATGCCTTACGTGCCGATGTTCCGAATGTAGATGAATTATTGGATAGAAAAAGTTCAGCTTTTTCAGGATTTATAGGGCCAAATGGTGCTGTTATTGGGCAACCGCTAATCGATGAAGAAGGCATGGTTTATGCCGAAATTGATTTAGCAAAATGCATCCAACCGAAACAAATGCACGATATTTTAGGCCATTACAATCGGTTTGATATTTTCGATTTGCGGGTAAACGTGGCTCCTACTCGAAAGATTACGTTTATTGATAATCACGAGGAGTTTAATAAGAGATAA
- a CDS encoding cupin domain-containing protein produces MEENNYSDDQYGRARVQDSPELIAYYKELETLGAGALWTVANDIEPWEPRSSSVPMLWKYDDLRELVLKSSELVTPEQAGRRVVYLVNDNRKDVSAAVGWLYTGIQVTRPGESTSAHRHRASALRFIMEGEKGYTVVDGNKIMLEVNDFVITPNSTWHEHGVEEGGKTCIWQDGLDIPLVNALEANDYAVYDGKQPLTAPLNFSPITYGCAGLIPADKTWDKPYSPLFKYSWKNVYPALLEAQKVNEINPFDGIFMQYSNPLTGGHVMQTMGAAMQLLPAGFKGKAHKHTGSFVYQCAKGKGFTIINGKRFDWKERDIFCVPSWAWHEHHNLSETEEACLFNFNDLPVIEKLGLFQGRELTENNGHQQIQ; encoded by the coding sequence ATGGAAGAAAATAACTATTCAGACGACCAATACGGAAGAGCTCGTGTTCAAGACTCTCCCGAATTAATTGCGTACTACAAAGAATTAGAAACACTTGGCGCTGGTGCCTTATGGACAGTGGCCAATGATATAGAACCTTGGGAACCACGTTCTTCTTCTGTTCCAATGCTTTGGAAATATGACGATTTACGCGAATTAGTCCTAAAATCATCCGAATTAGTAACTCCTGAACAAGCCGGAAGACGCGTAGTGTATTTGGTTAACGATAATCGAAAAGACGTTTCTGCAGCTGTGGGTTGGTTATACACCGGAATTCAAGTCACGCGTCCTGGAGAAAGTACTTCGGCGCATCGTCATCGTGCTTCTGCCCTACGTTTTATTATGGAAGGCGAAAAAGGATATACGGTTGTAGATGGCAATAAAATTATGTTAGAAGTGAATGATTTTGTCATTACACCAAATTCTACTTGGCATGAACATGGCGTTGAAGAAGGCGGAAAAACATGTATTTGGCAAGATGGTTTGGATATTCCGTTAGTTAATGCTTTAGAAGCCAATGATTATGCGGTTTATGATGGGAAACAACCCTTAACAGCGCCACTGAATTTTTCACCAATTACATATGGTTGTGCAGGATTAATTCCAGCCGATAAAACTTGGGATAAACCATATTCCCCGCTATTCAAATATTCTTGGAAAAATGTTTATCCAGCATTATTAGAAGCACAAAAAGTAAATGAAATCAATCCGTTTGACGGTATTTTTATGCAATATTCGAATCCTTTAACAGGCGGACATGTAATGCAAACTATGGGTGCAGCGATGCAATTATTACCGGCTGGATTCAAAGGGAAAGCGCATAAACATACGGGCTCGTTCGTGTACCAATGTGCGAAAGGAAAAGGCTTTACTATTATTAACGGAAAACGTTTTGATTGGAAAGAAAGAGATATTTTCTGTGTACCGAGTTGGGCTTGGCACGAACACCACAATTTATCCGAAACAGAAGAGGCTTGTTTATTCAATTTTAACGATTTACCTGTAATTGAAAAATTAGGCTTATTTCAAGGAAGAGAATTAACAGAAAACAACGGACACCAACAAATTCAATAA
- a CDS encoding fumarylacetoacetate hydrolase family protein produces the protein MKLLTYKTQDIEPRLGFIHNNQVIDMQDFGDISNFPLPNDMLELIDMGFEIIAEITEMIAETPENFFEEIAYDMEEVTVLAPIEKPRKNIIGIGLNYTEHVAESARTLDTTGKLPTKPIIFSKPPTTVTATNTQIIKNTKLTSQLDWECELAVIISKKGKYVPKSEALDYVFGYTVINDISARDCRREGQWIVSKGQDTFAPMGPVIVTKDEIENPHNLNLSLKVNGVEKQNSNTKFMLFNINDLIEDLSTVFTLEAGDIIATGTPAGVGAGRNPQEWMYDGDVVEATVEGIGTIVNTIKEI, from the coding sequence ATGAAACTACTTACTTATAAAACACAAGATATTGAGCCTCGTTTAGGCTTTATTCATAACAACCAAGTCATCGATATGCAGGATTTTGGTGATATTTCTAATTTTCCATTACCAAATGATATGTTGGAATTAATTGATATGGGATTTGAAATCATTGCTGAAATTACCGAAATGATTGCGGAAACTCCTGAAAATTTCTTCGAAGAAATTGCCTATGATATGGAGGAAGTTACCGTTTTGGCTCCCATCGAAAAACCAAGAAAAAACATCATTGGAATTGGTTTAAATTATACCGAACACGTGGCAGAAAGCGCTCGCACTTTAGATACCACAGGAAAGCTTCCAACAAAACCGATTATCTTTTCAAAACCACCAACAACCGTTACCGCTACGAATACTCAAATTATCAAAAATACGAAACTAACTTCGCAATTGGATTGGGAATGTGAATTGGCGGTAATCATCTCAAAAAAAGGAAAATACGTTCCGAAATCTGAAGCATTGGATTATGTATTTGGATATACAGTGATTAATGATATCTCTGCCCGTGATTGTCGTCGTGAAGGCCAATGGATTGTTTCTAAAGGTCAAGATACATTCGCTCCAATGGGACCTGTTATTGTTACGAAAGACGAAATCGAAAACCCACACAATTTGAATTTATCATTAAAAGTGAATGGAGTTGAGAAACAAAATTCAAATACAAAATTCATGTTGTTTAACATCAATGATTTAATTGAAGATTTAAGCACGGTTTTTACTTTAGAAGCAGGTGATATTATCGCAACAGGAACTCCAGCAGGAGTTGGCGCAGGAAGAAATCCACAAGAATGGATGTATGATGGTGATGTTGTTGAGGCAACAGTGGAAGGAATTGGTACAATAGTAAATACAATTAAAGAAATATAA